From the genome of Desmodus rotundus isolate HL8 chromosome 2, HLdesRot8A.1, whole genome shotgun sequence, one region includes:
- the EIF4G1 gene encoding eukaryotic translation initiation factor 4 gamma 1 isoform X3 has translation MNKAPQPTGPPPAPSPGLPQPAFPPGQTAPVVFSTPQATQMNTPSQSRQHFYPSRAQPPSSAASRVQSAAPARPGPAAHVYPAGSQVMMIPSQISYSASQGAYYIPGQGRSPYVVPTQQYPVQPGAPSFYPGASPTEFGTYAGTYYPAQGVQQFPTGVAPTPVLINQPPQIAPKRERKTIRIRDPNQGGKDITEEIMSGARTTSTPTPPQTGVGLEPQANGETPQVAVVVRPDDRSQGAIIGARPGLPGTEHSPSESQPSSPSPTPSPPPILEPGSEPNLAVLSIPGDTMTTGMMEVSVEESTPMPCETGEPYCISPEPTPLAEPILEVEVTLSKPIPESEFSSSPLQVSIPLASPKVEILPEPNGTVPPEDLEPELELNPELAPLPAICPSDSPTPIAPTAQPEELLNGAPSPPAVDLSPVSEPKEQAEEVITPEAPPVILSATPAVAFPATSPAPEEEMEDEEEEEEGEAEGDKAEEELLPPESTPVPAHLSQNLEAAAATPVAVSVPKRRRKIKELNKKEAVGDLLDAFKEANPGIPEVENQPPVGNNPGPEPEGSSVPSRPEEADETWDSKEDKIHNAENIQPAEQKYEYKSDQWKPLNLEEKKRYDREFLLGFQFIFASMQKPEGLPHISDVVLDKANKTPLRPLDPARLQGINCGPDFTPSFANLGRPTLSNRGPPRGGPGGELPRGPQAGLGPRRSQQGPRKEPRKIIATVLMTEDIKLNKAEKAWKPSSKRTDKDRGEEDADGSKTQDLFRRVRAILNKLTPQMFQQLMKQVTQLAIDTEERLKGVIDLIFEKAISEPNFSVAYANMCRCLMALKVPTTEKPTVTVNFRKLLLNRCQKEFEKDKDDDEVFEKKQKEMDEAATAEERGRLKEELEEARDIARRRSLGNIKFIGELFKLKMLTEAIMHDCVVKLLKNHDEESLECLCRLLTTIGKDLDFEKAKPRMDQYFNQMEKIIKEKKTSSRIRFMLQDVLDLRRSNWVPRRGDQGPKTIDQIHKEAEMEEHREHIKVQQLMAKGSDKRRGGPPGPPISRGLPLVDDGGWNTVPISKGSRPIDTSRLTKITKPGSIDSNNQLFAPGGRLSWGKGSSGGSGAKPSDAASEAVRPATSTLNRFSALQQAAPTESTENRRVAQRSSLSRERGEKAGDRGDRLERSERGGDRGDRLDRSRTPATKRSFSKEVEERSRERPSQPEGLRKAASLSEDRDRGRDAVKREATLPPMSPPKAALSEEELEKKSKAIIEEYLHLNDMKEAVQCVQELASPCLLFIFVRHGIESTLERSAIAREHMGRLLHQLLSTGHLSTAQYYQGLYEILELAEDMEIDIPHVWLYLAELVTPILQDGGVPMGELFREVTKPLRPLGKAVSLLLEILRLLCKSMGPKKVGALWREAGLSWKEFLPEGQDVGAFVTDQKVEYTLVEESEAPGQRLLSPEELSRQLERLLKEGSNNQQVFDWIEANLSEQQVASNTLVRALMKSVCYSAIIFETPLRVDVEVLKARAKLLQKYLCDEQKELQALYALQALVVTLEQPPHLLGMFFDALYDEDVVKEDAFYSWESSKDPTEQQGKGVALKSVTGFFKWLRQEEEESDHN, from the exons ATGAACAAAGCTCCACAGCCCACAGGCCCCCCACCCGCCCCATCCCCTGGACTCCCACAG CCAGCGTTTCCCCCGGGGCAGACCGCACCGGTGGTGTTCAGTACGCCACAAGCGACACAAATGAACACGCCTTCTCAGTCCCGCCAG CACTTCTACCCTAGCCGGGCCCAGCCCCCAAGCAGTGCAGCTTCCCGAGTGCAGAGTGCAGCCCCCGCCCGCCCTGGCCCAGCTGCCCATGTCTACCCTGCTGGATCCCAAGTAATGATGATCCCTTCCCAGATCTCCTACTCAGCCTCCCAGGGGGCCTACTACATCCCTGGACAG GGGCGTTCCCCATATGTTGTTCCGACACAGCAGTATCCTGTGCAGCCAGGAGCCCCAAGCTTCTATCCGGGTGCAAGCCCTACGGAGTTTGGGACCTACG CTGGCACCTACTACCCAGCCCAGGGTGTGCAGCAGTTTCCCACTGGCgtggcccccaccccagttttGATAAACCAGCCACCCCAGATTGCTCCCAAGAGGGAGCGGAAAACG ATCAGAATTCGAGATCCAAACCAAGGAGGGAAGGATATCACAGAGGAAATTATGTCTGGGGCCCGAACCACCTCCACACCCACTCCTCCCCAG ACGGGAGTCGGACTGGAGCCTCAAGCTAATGGGGAGACTCCCCAGGTTGCTGTCGTTGTCCGGCCAG ATGACCGGTCACAGGGAGCAATCATTGGGGCCCGGCCGgggctgcctggcacagagcataGCCCTTCAGAATCCCAGCCTTCCTCGCCTTCTCCGACCCCGTCACCACCTCCAATCTTGGAACCAGGATCTGAGCCTAATCTCGCAGTCCTCTCTATTCCTGGGGACACTATGACAACGGGGATGATGGAAGTGTCTGTAGAAGAATCAACCCCTATGCCCTGTGAAACTGGGGAGCCATATTGCATCTCTCCGGAACCCACTCCCCTCGCTGAACCCATACTGGAAGTAGAAGTGACACTTAGCAAACCAATTCCGGAATCTGAGTTTTCTTCTAGTCCTCTCCAGGTTTCTATCCCCCTGGCATCTCCCAAGGTGGAAATTCTTCCTGAGCCTAATGGCACGGTCCCTCCCGAGGATCTAGAACCAGAATTGGAGTTGAACCCAGAGCTTGCCCCTCTCCCCGCTATTTGTCCCTCTGATTCCCCCACGCCCATTGCTCCAACTGCCCAACCTGAGGAACTGCTCAATGGAGCCCCCTCGCCACCAGCTGTGGACTTAAGCCCAGTCAGTGAGCCAAAGGAGCAGGCCGAAGAGGTTATAACACCAGAGGCTCCCCCTGTCATCCTCTCTGCCACTCCAGCTGTGGCTTTTCCAGCGACTTCACCTGctccagaggaggaaatggaagacgaggaggaggaggaggaaggagaagctgAGGGTGACAAGGCAGAAGAGGAACTGCTCCCCCCAGAAAGCACCCCTGTTCCAGCTCACCTGTCCCAGAATTTGGAGGCAGCAGCAGCCACCCCAG TGGCAGTATCTGTGCCAAAGAGGAGACGGAAAATTAAGGAGCTCAATAAAAAGGAAGCTGTAGGGGACCTTCTAGATGCCTTCAAGGAG GCGAACCCAGGAATACCAGAGGTGGAAAATCAGCCTCCAGTAGGCAACAACCCCGGCCCAGAGCCTGAGGGCAGCAGTGTGCCCTCACGACCTGAGGAAGCAGATGAGACTTGGGACTCAAAAGAAGACAAAATCCACAATGCTGAGAACATTCAACCCGCGGAACAGAAGTATGAATACAAGTCAG ATCAGTGGAAGCCTCTAAACCTTGAGGAGAAAAAACGTTATGACCGTGAGTTCCTGCTTGGCTTTCAGTTCATCTTTGCCAGTATGCAGAAGCCTGAGGGACTGCCCCATATCAGTGATGTGGTGTTGGATAAG GCCAATAAAACACCACTTCGGCCCCTGGATCCTGCTAGACTTCAGGGCATAAATTGTGGCCCAGACTTCACACCATCCTTTGCCAACCTTGGGCGACCAACCCTTAGCAACCGTGGGCCCCCAAGGGGTGGGCCAGGTGGGGAGCTGCCCAGAGGGCCG CAGGCTGGTCTGGGACCCAGGCGCTCTCAGCAGGGCCCCCGAAAGGAGCCACGTAAGATCATTGCCACAGTGTTAATGACCGAAGATATAAAACTGAACAAAGCAGAGAAAGCCTGGAAACCCAGCAGCAAGCGGACAGACAAGGACCGGGGGGAAGAGGATGCTGATGGCAGCAAAACCCAG gaCCTGTTCCGTAGGGTACGTGCCATTCTGAATAAGCTAACACCCCAGATGTTCCAGCAGCTGATGAAGCAGGTGACGCAGCTGGCCATCGACACCGAGGAACGCCTGAAAGGGGTCATTGACCTCATCTTTGAAAAGGCCATTTCAGAACCCAACTTCTCTGTGGCCTATGCCAACATGTGTCGCTGCCTCATGGCG CTGAAAGTGCCCACTACAGAGAAGCCAACAGTGACTGTAAACTTTCGAAAACTGTTGTTGAATCGATGTCAGAAGGAGtttgaaaaagacaaagatgatGATGAGGTTTTTGAGAAGAAGCAAAAAGAGATGGATGAAGCTGCCACG GCAGAAGAACGGGGACGCTTGAAGGAAGAGCTGGAAGAGGCTCGAGACATAGCCCGGCGGCGCTCTTTAGGGAATATCAAGTTCATTGGGGAGTTGTTTAAGCTGAAGATGTTAACAGAGGCAATAATGCACGATTGCGTAGTTAAGCTACTTAAGAATCATGATGAAGAGTCCCTTGAATGTCTGTGCCGTCTGCTCACCACCATTGGCAAAGATCTGGACTTTGAAAAAGCCAAG CCCCGAATGGATCAGTATTTCAAccagatggaaaaaataattaaggaaaagaaGACTTCTTCCCGAATCCGCTTTATGCTGCAAGATGTGCTGGATCTGCGACGG AGCAATTGGGTGCCACGCCGAGGGGATCAAGGTCCCAAGACCATTGACCAGATCCACAAGGAGGCGGAGATGGAGGAGCATCGAGAGCACATAAAAGTGCAGCAGCTAATGGCCAAGGGCAGCGACAAACGTCGGGGTGGCCCTCCAGGCCCACCTATCA GCCGTGGTCTTCCACTTGTAGATGATGGTGGCTGGAACACAGTCCCCATCAGCAAGGGCAGCCGCCCTATTGACACCTCACGACTCACCAAGATCACAAAG cCTGGCTCCATTGATTCTAACAACCAGCTCTTCGCACCTGGAGGGCGATTGAGCTGGGGCAAGGGCAGCAGTGGAGGCTCAGGAGCCAAGCCCTCTGATGCAG CATCAGAAGCTGTTCGTCCAGCTACTAGTACGTTGAATCGCTTCTCAGCCCTTCAACAAGCAGCACCtacagaaagcacagaaaacagACGTGTGGCTCAGAG GAGTAGCTTGAGCCGGGAACGAGGTGAGAAAGCTGGGGACCGAGGAGACCGCCTAGAGCGGAGTGAACGGGGAGGTGATCGTGGCGACCGGCTTGATCGATCTCGGACACCTGCCACCAAGCGCAGCTTCAGCAAGGAAGTGGAGGAGCGGAGTAGAGAGCGCCCCTCCCAGCCTGAGGGGCTGCGTAAGGCAGCCAGCCTGTCTGAGGATCGGGACCGCGGGCGGGATGCTG TGAAGCGAGAAGCCACCCTGCCTCCCATGAGTCCCCCAAAGGCTGCACTATCGGAGGAGGAGCTAGAGAAGAAATCCAAGGCCATCATTGAGGAATACCTCCATCTCAATGACATGAAG GAGGCAGTGCAGTGTGTGCAGGAGCTGGCCTCGCCCTGCCTGCTTTTCATCTTTGTGCGGCATGGCATCGAGTCCACACTGGAGCGCAGTGCCATTGCTCGTGAACATATGGGACGGTTGCTGCACCAGCTGCTCTCTACCGGGCACCTCTCCACTGCACAGTACTACCAAGG GCTGTATGAAATCCTGGAATTGGCTGAAGACATGGAAATTGACATCCCCCACGTGTGGCTCTACCTGGCAGAACTAGTAACGCCAATTTTGCAGGATGGTGGAGTACCCATGGGGGAGCTGTTCAG GGAGGTTACAAAACCCCTGAGGCCCCTGGGCAAAGCTGTTTCCCTGTTGCTGGAGATCCTGAGGCTCCTATGCAAAAGCATG GGTCCCAAAAAGGTGGGGGCGCTGTGGCGAGAGGCTGGACTCAGTTGGAAAGAATTTCTACCAGAAGGCCAGGATGTTGGTGCATTCGTCACTGACCAG AAAGTGGAGTATACCCTGGTAGAGGAATCAGAAGCCCCTGGCCAGAGGTTGCTCTCCCCTGAGGAGCTGAGCAGACAGCTGGAGAGGCTGCTCAAGGAGGGCAGCAATAACCAGCAGGTGTTTGACTGGATAGAG GCCAACCTGTCTGAACAGCAGGTAGCATCCAACACATTAGTTCGAGCCCTCATGAAAAGTGTCTGCTATTCTGCAATTATCT TTGAGACTCCCCTCCGAGTGGATGTTGAGGTGCTGAAAGCGCGAGCGAAACTGCTACAGAAATACCTATGTGACGAGCAGAAGGAGCTGCAGGCACTCTATGCCCTCCAGGCCCTTGTAGTGACCTTAGAACAGCCCCCCC ACCTGCTTGGGATGTTCTTCGATGCGCTATACGATGAGGATGTGGTGAAGGAGGACGCTTTCTACAGCTGGGAGAGTAGCAAGGACCCCACTGAGCAGCAGGGCAAGGGCGTGGCCCTTAAATCTGTCACAGGCTTCTTCAAGTGGCTtcgccaggaggaggaggagtccgACCACAACtga
- the EIF4G1 gene encoding eukaryotic translation initiation factor 4 gamma 1 isoform X2 produces the protein MNKAPQPTGPPPAPSPGLPQPAFPPGQTAPVVFSTPQATQMNTPSQSRQGGFRSLQHFYPSRAQPPSSAASRVQSAAPARPGPAAHVYPAGSQVMMIPSQISYSASQGAYYIPGQGRSPYVVPTQQYPVQPGAPSFYPGASPTEFGTYAGTYYPAQGVQQFPTGVAPTPVLINQPPQIAPKRERKTIRIRDPNQGGKDITEEIMSGARTTSTPTPPQTGVGLEPQANGETPQVAVVVRPDDRSQGAIIGARPGLPGTEHSPSESQPSSPSPTPSPPPILEPGSEPNLAVLSIPGDTMTTGMMEVSVEESTPMPCETGEPYCISPEPTPLAEPILEVEVTLSKPIPESEFSSSPLQVSIPLASPKVEILPEPNGTVPPEDLEPELELNPELAPLPAICPSDSPTPIAPTAQPEELLNGAPSPPAVDLSPVSEPKEQAEEVITPEAPPVILSATPAVAFPATSPAPEEEMEDEEEEEEGEAEGDKAEEELLPPESTPVPAHLSQNLEAAAATPVAVSVPKRRRKIKELNKKEAVGDLLDAFKEANPGIPEVENQPPVGNNPGPEPEGSSVPSRPEEADETWDSKEDKIHNAENIQPAEQKYEYKSDQWKPLNLEEKKRYDREFLLGFQFIFASMQKPEGLPHISDVVLDKANKTPLRPLDPARLQGINCGPDFTPSFANLGRPTLSNRGPPRGGPGGELPRGPAGLGPRRSQQGPRKEPRKIIATVLMTEDIKLNKAEKAWKPSSKRTDKDRGEEDADGSKTQDLFRRVRAILNKLTPQMFQQLMKQVTQLAIDTEERLKGVIDLIFEKAISEPNFSVAYANMCRCLMALKVPTTEKPTVTVNFRKLLLNRCQKEFEKDKDDDEVFEKKQKEMDEAATAEERGRLKEELEEARDIARRRSLGNIKFIGELFKLKMLTEAIMHDCVVKLLKNHDEESLECLCRLLTTIGKDLDFEKAKPRMDQYFNQMEKIIKEKKTSSRIRFMLQDVLDLRRSNWVPRRGDQGPKTIDQIHKEAEMEEHREHIKVQQLMAKGSDKRRGGPPGPPISRGLPLVDDGGWNTVPISKGSRPIDTSRLTKITKPGSIDSNNQLFAPGGRLSWGKGSSGGSGAKPSDAASEAVRPATSTLNRFSALQQAAPTESTENRRVAQRSSLSRERGEKAGDRGDRLERSERGGDRGDRLDRSRTPATKRSFSKEVEERSRERPSQPEGLRKAASLSEDRDRGRDAVKREATLPPMSPPKAALSEEELEKKSKAIIEEYLHLNDMKEAVQCVQELASPCLLFIFVRHGIESTLERSAIAREHMGRLLHQLLSTGHLSTAQYYQGLYEILELAEDMEIDIPHVWLYLAELVTPILQDGGVPMGELFREVTKPLRPLGKAVSLLLEILRLLCKSMGPKKVGALWREAGLSWKEFLPEGQDVGAFVTDQKVEYTLVEESEAPGQRLLSPEELSRQLERLLKEGSNNQQVFDWIEANLSEQQVASNTLVRALMKSVCYSAIIFETPLRVDVEVLKARAKLLQKYLCDEQKELQALYALQALVVTLEQPPHLLGMFFDALYDEDVVKEDAFYSWESSKDPTEQQGKGVALKSVTGFFKWLRQEEEESDHN, from the exons ATGAACAAAGCTCCACAGCCCACAGGCCCCCCACCCGCCCCATCCCCTGGACTCCCACAG CCAGCGTTTCCCCCGGGGCAGACCGCACCGGTGGTGTTCAGTACGCCACAAGCGACACAAATGAACACGCCTTCTCAGTCCCGCCAG GGAGGATTCAGGTCTCTGCAG CACTTCTACCCTAGCCGGGCCCAGCCCCCAAGCAGTGCAGCTTCCCGAGTGCAGAGTGCAGCCCCCGCCCGCCCTGGCCCAGCTGCCCATGTCTACCCTGCTGGATCCCAAGTAATGATGATCCCTTCCCAGATCTCCTACTCAGCCTCCCAGGGGGCCTACTACATCCCTGGACAG GGGCGTTCCCCATATGTTGTTCCGACACAGCAGTATCCTGTGCAGCCAGGAGCCCCAAGCTTCTATCCGGGTGCAAGCCCTACGGAGTTTGGGACCTACG CTGGCACCTACTACCCAGCCCAGGGTGTGCAGCAGTTTCCCACTGGCgtggcccccaccccagttttGATAAACCAGCCACCCCAGATTGCTCCCAAGAGGGAGCGGAAAACG ATCAGAATTCGAGATCCAAACCAAGGAGGGAAGGATATCACAGAGGAAATTATGTCTGGGGCCCGAACCACCTCCACACCCACTCCTCCCCAG ACGGGAGTCGGACTGGAGCCTCAAGCTAATGGGGAGACTCCCCAGGTTGCTGTCGTTGTCCGGCCAG ATGACCGGTCACAGGGAGCAATCATTGGGGCCCGGCCGgggctgcctggcacagagcataGCCCTTCAGAATCCCAGCCTTCCTCGCCTTCTCCGACCCCGTCACCACCTCCAATCTTGGAACCAGGATCTGAGCCTAATCTCGCAGTCCTCTCTATTCCTGGGGACACTATGACAACGGGGATGATGGAAGTGTCTGTAGAAGAATCAACCCCTATGCCCTGTGAAACTGGGGAGCCATATTGCATCTCTCCGGAACCCACTCCCCTCGCTGAACCCATACTGGAAGTAGAAGTGACACTTAGCAAACCAATTCCGGAATCTGAGTTTTCTTCTAGTCCTCTCCAGGTTTCTATCCCCCTGGCATCTCCCAAGGTGGAAATTCTTCCTGAGCCTAATGGCACGGTCCCTCCCGAGGATCTAGAACCAGAATTGGAGTTGAACCCAGAGCTTGCCCCTCTCCCCGCTATTTGTCCCTCTGATTCCCCCACGCCCATTGCTCCAACTGCCCAACCTGAGGAACTGCTCAATGGAGCCCCCTCGCCACCAGCTGTGGACTTAAGCCCAGTCAGTGAGCCAAAGGAGCAGGCCGAAGAGGTTATAACACCAGAGGCTCCCCCTGTCATCCTCTCTGCCACTCCAGCTGTGGCTTTTCCAGCGACTTCACCTGctccagaggaggaaatggaagacgaggaggaggaggaggaaggagaagctgAGGGTGACAAGGCAGAAGAGGAACTGCTCCCCCCAGAAAGCACCCCTGTTCCAGCTCACCTGTCCCAGAATTTGGAGGCAGCAGCAGCCACCCCAG TGGCAGTATCTGTGCCAAAGAGGAGACGGAAAATTAAGGAGCTCAATAAAAAGGAAGCTGTAGGGGACCTTCTAGATGCCTTCAAGGAG GCGAACCCAGGAATACCAGAGGTGGAAAATCAGCCTCCAGTAGGCAACAACCCCGGCCCAGAGCCTGAGGGCAGCAGTGTGCCCTCACGACCTGAGGAAGCAGATGAGACTTGGGACTCAAAAGAAGACAAAATCCACAATGCTGAGAACATTCAACCCGCGGAACAGAAGTATGAATACAAGTCAG ATCAGTGGAAGCCTCTAAACCTTGAGGAGAAAAAACGTTATGACCGTGAGTTCCTGCTTGGCTTTCAGTTCATCTTTGCCAGTATGCAGAAGCCTGAGGGACTGCCCCATATCAGTGATGTGGTGTTGGATAAG GCCAATAAAACACCACTTCGGCCCCTGGATCCTGCTAGACTTCAGGGCATAAATTGTGGCCCAGACTTCACACCATCCTTTGCCAACCTTGGGCGACCAACCCTTAGCAACCGTGGGCCCCCAAGGGGTGGGCCAGGTGGGGAGCTGCCCAGAGGGCCG GCTGGTCTGGGACCCAGGCGCTCTCAGCAGGGCCCCCGAAAGGAGCCACGTAAGATCATTGCCACAGTGTTAATGACCGAAGATATAAAACTGAACAAAGCAGAGAAAGCCTGGAAACCCAGCAGCAAGCGGACAGACAAGGACCGGGGGGAAGAGGATGCTGATGGCAGCAAAACCCAG gaCCTGTTCCGTAGGGTACGTGCCATTCTGAATAAGCTAACACCCCAGATGTTCCAGCAGCTGATGAAGCAGGTGACGCAGCTGGCCATCGACACCGAGGAACGCCTGAAAGGGGTCATTGACCTCATCTTTGAAAAGGCCATTTCAGAACCCAACTTCTCTGTGGCCTATGCCAACATGTGTCGCTGCCTCATGGCG CTGAAAGTGCCCACTACAGAGAAGCCAACAGTGACTGTAAACTTTCGAAAACTGTTGTTGAATCGATGTCAGAAGGAGtttgaaaaagacaaagatgatGATGAGGTTTTTGAGAAGAAGCAAAAAGAGATGGATGAAGCTGCCACG GCAGAAGAACGGGGACGCTTGAAGGAAGAGCTGGAAGAGGCTCGAGACATAGCCCGGCGGCGCTCTTTAGGGAATATCAAGTTCATTGGGGAGTTGTTTAAGCTGAAGATGTTAACAGAGGCAATAATGCACGATTGCGTAGTTAAGCTACTTAAGAATCATGATGAAGAGTCCCTTGAATGTCTGTGCCGTCTGCTCACCACCATTGGCAAAGATCTGGACTTTGAAAAAGCCAAG CCCCGAATGGATCAGTATTTCAAccagatggaaaaaataattaaggaaaagaaGACTTCTTCCCGAATCCGCTTTATGCTGCAAGATGTGCTGGATCTGCGACGG AGCAATTGGGTGCCACGCCGAGGGGATCAAGGTCCCAAGACCATTGACCAGATCCACAAGGAGGCGGAGATGGAGGAGCATCGAGAGCACATAAAAGTGCAGCAGCTAATGGCCAAGGGCAGCGACAAACGTCGGGGTGGCCCTCCAGGCCCACCTATCA GCCGTGGTCTTCCACTTGTAGATGATGGTGGCTGGAACACAGTCCCCATCAGCAAGGGCAGCCGCCCTATTGACACCTCACGACTCACCAAGATCACAAAG cCTGGCTCCATTGATTCTAACAACCAGCTCTTCGCACCTGGAGGGCGATTGAGCTGGGGCAAGGGCAGCAGTGGAGGCTCAGGAGCCAAGCCCTCTGATGCAG CATCAGAAGCTGTTCGTCCAGCTACTAGTACGTTGAATCGCTTCTCAGCCCTTCAACAAGCAGCACCtacagaaagcacagaaaacagACGTGTGGCTCAGAG GAGTAGCTTGAGCCGGGAACGAGGTGAGAAAGCTGGGGACCGAGGAGACCGCCTAGAGCGGAGTGAACGGGGAGGTGATCGTGGCGACCGGCTTGATCGATCTCGGACACCTGCCACCAAGCGCAGCTTCAGCAAGGAAGTGGAGGAGCGGAGTAGAGAGCGCCCCTCCCAGCCTGAGGGGCTGCGTAAGGCAGCCAGCCTGTCTGAGGATCGGGACCGCGGGCGGGATGCTG TGAAGCGAGAAGCCACCCTGCCTCCCATGAGTCCCCCAAAGGCTGCACTATCGGAGGAGGAGCTAGAGAAGAAATCCAAGGCCATCATTGAGGAATACCTCCATCTCAATGACATGAAG GAGGCAGTGCAGTGTGTGCAGGAGCTGGCCTCGCCCTGCCTGCTTTTCATCTTTGTGCGGCATGGCATCGAGTCCACACTGGAGCGCAGTGCCATTGCTCGTGAACATATGGGACGGTTGCTGCACCAGCTGCTCTCTACCGGGCACCTCTCCACTGCACAGTACTACCAAGG GCTGTATGAAATCCTGGAATTGGCTGAAGACATGGAAATTGACATCCCCCACGTGTGGCTCTACCTGGCAGAACTAGTAACGCCAATTTTGCAGGATGGTGGAGTACCCATGGGGGAGCTGTTCAG GGAGGTTACAAAACCCCTGAGGCCCCTGGGCAAAGCTGTTTCCCTGTTGCTGGAGATCCTGAGGCTCCTATGCAAAAGCATG GGTCCCAAAAAGGTGGGGGCGCTGTGGCGAGAGGCTGGACTCAGTTGGAAAGAATTTCTACCAGAAGGCCAGGATGTTGGTGCATTCGTCACTGACCAG AAAGTGGAGTATACCCTGGTAGAGGAATCAGAAGCCCCTGGCCAGAGGTTGCTCTCCCCTGAGGAGCTGAGCAGACAGCTGGAGAGGCTGCTCAAGGAGGGCAGCAATAACCAGCAGGTGTTTGACTGGATAGAG GCCAACCTGTCTGAACAGCAGGTAGCATCCAACACATTAGTTCGAGCCCTCATGAAAAGTGTCTGCTATTCTGCAATTATCT TTGAGACTCCCCTCCGAGTGGATGTTGAGGTGCTGAAAGCGCGAGCGAAACTGCTACAGAAATACCTATGTGACGAGCAGAAGGAGCTGCAGGCACTCTATGCCCTCCAGGCCCTTGTAGTGACCTTAGAACAGCCCCCCC ACCTGCTTGGGATGTTCTTCGATGCGCTATACGATGAGGATGTGGTGAAGGAGGACGCTTTCTACAGCTGGGAGAGTAGCAAGGACCCCACTGAGCAGCAGGGCAAGGGCGTGGCCCTTAAATCTGTCACAGGCTTCTTCAAGTGGCTtcgccaggaggaggaggagtccgACCACAACtga